Proteins from a genomic interval of Pseudophryne corroboree isolate aPseCor3 chromosome 4, aPseCor3.hap2, whole genome shotgun sequence:
- the LOC134911102 gene encoding putative nuclease HARBI1, with the protein MSQGQFSKVLRRVCQAFLKRVKQFIDMPLDVGALDVVKRQFEEGGSRFPHVIGVVDGTHVAIQPPRHNEEIYRNRKLFHSLNVMVVCGPSLQILSLNAKFTGSSHDAYVIRQSGIWQRLRSSQRADMWLLGDRGYPCTPWLMTPYRNPRPGPQMAFNSALTATRQLVERTIGVLKGRFRVLHRTGGDIMYSPEMASKIVVLCAILHNIAVRSSVELPQAEELPDEEPGVVRHFGGGSVTRRGSQVRARIVAEYFS; encoded by the exons atgtcgcagggccagttcagtaaggtcctgcggcgtgtctgccaggctttcctaaagcgtgtaaagcaatttattgatatgcctttggatgttggtgccctagatgtggtgaagcggcaatttgaggaaggtggtagtcgcttcccacatgttattggggttgtggatggcacacatgtagctattcagccaccaagacataatgaagaaatttatagaaacaggaaactgtttcattctctgaatgtaatggttgtttgtgggccatccctccagatcctttccctgaatgcaaagtttactggaagttcacatgatgcatatgtcattagacaatcagggatatggcagagattaagatcaagtcaacgagcagacatgtggttattgg gagaccgtggatatccttgcaccccctggctcatgactccttaccgtaatcccaggccaggaccacagatggcatttaactccgcgcttactgccactaggcagctggtggagcgcacaattggtgtccttaaagggcggtttcgtgtgctccaccgcactggtggcgacatcatgtattcgccggagatggcaagtaaaatagtggtcctgtgcgcaatactacataatatcgcggtaaggagtagtgtagagcttccacaggcagaggaattgcctgatgaggagccaggggttgttcgacacttcggtggggggagtgttacacggagggggagccaagtcagggcaaggattgttgccgaatatttcag ctga